Part of the uncultured Campylobacter sp. genome is shown below.
TGCGAACTCGCTGTCGTCTTCTATCATCAATACATTTATCATTTTTTATCCTTTAAATCGTTGATCTGAAATTTTAAATATTGCATTATACATAAAAATAGTTAAGTCTTAACTTGAGTTTTATTAAATTTAGATAAAATTGCCCCTTTTGTATAGTTCAAGGAGAATTTCGTGCAAGAAGATTATTATGAAATTTTAGGCGTGGCGCGCGACGCGGACGCCGAGACGATAAAAAAGGCGTTTCGAAAACTCGCTTTGCAATTCCATCCCGACCGTAACCAAGGCGACAAGGAGTCGGAGGAGAAATTTAAAAAGATCAACGAAGCGTATCAAATTTTAAGTGACGATCAAAAGCGCAGGATGTATGATCGCTACGGCAAAGAGGGCATCAGCGGCGCATATGGCGGCGCGGGCGGCGGAGGATTTGACTTCGGCTCCATTTTCGGCGATTTTTTTGAGCAGGCATTCGGCGGCGGCGCCCGCCCGACTCGTCCTAGCGATCTATACGGCATAGATACCGAGCTGGCCGTAACGCTGGAATTTAAAGAGGCCTTAGAGGGCGTACACAAGGAGATAAAATACAAGATCAAAAAGCCGTGCCCTACTTGCGACGCTACCGGCTCGAAGGATAAAAAAAGACACACCTGCTCCGCTTGCGGCGGCACGGGGCGCGTCGCAGTCAGGCGCGGATATATGAGCTTCATCCAAAGCTGCTCCGAATGCGGCGGCACGGGCGAGATCGTAAAAGACAGATGCAAGGATTGCGGCGGCAAGGGCTTTAGCGAAGAGGATGTGAGCCTTAAATTTGACATTCCCGCAGGCATCGACGACGGACAGCGCGTGCGCCTAAGCGGCAAGGGCAACGTCTCTAAAACGGGCGAAATCGGGGATCTTTACGTGATAGTGCGCGTGAAGGAGGATAGCCACTTCCTGCGCGACGGAGATGACCTATATATCGAGGTGCCGGTGTTTTTCACGCAGGCGATCTTGGGCGAGAGCATCGAGGTGCCGACGCCGCGCGGAAAGGCGGAGCTGAAGCTCAAAGTAGGCACGAAGGACAAGCAGCGCTTCACGATCTACGGCGAGGGCGCGCCGAATATCCGCACCAAGAAAAACGGCGATCTGATCGTGCAGGTAAATGTCCAGACGCCTAAGAAACTCAGCGAGAAGCAAGAGGCGCTTTTGCGCGAGCTTCAAGAAAGCTTCGGCAGCAAGGGCGGAGACGACGAGGGAATACTCGATAAAATCAAGAATTTTTTCAAGTAAGCTGTCTTGATCTGCCTTGATCTGTTTTGCGCGGCGATTGTTTAAGCTCTAGCTTAGCGGGCTGCGGAATTTTAAATTTAGCCGCTGCCTGTTTGGCCCTCCGCTGCTTGTTTGCTCGCTCGCTAGGCGTAGTTCATTTGATCGTAGCTTGCTTGATCTTCGCTCACTGCTTCATGCGATTAGCGCCTATCGTTTAGCTGCCGTTTGCCAAGCGCCGTCTGTTTGATCGCTGCAAACACTGCGCGGCGATTTTATGCGATAATGCTTGCAAGTAGAATTTTATCCGCGTCTGCGACGGTCTTTGAATGCTACTGCGGCGTTAAACGACGGCTCGAAGCGGCTCGCGCACCGCAAGCGACTACGAATTTAAAAAGGACAAAAATGGATCATAAAAACAGGCCTGCAAATTTCAGATCCGCAGACGATGAGATGTTTGCGTTTTTATCGAGCTTGGGCGATCGCTGGTGGGTAAGCGAGGGCGGAGCGCGCTTTATAGAGGAAAATTTCGCCTTCATCGGCTCCAAGCCCGTCTTGCAGGGATTGAAAGATTACGCGACCGCGGACTGCCTGAGCTTTGCCGGTGCCAGAGGCTTTATAGACGCAAATCCTGCGGTAAAAGCGAGGATTTTAGGCGGCAAAATCTGCTATCTGGGCGATAGCTTAACGAGCGCCGAGGTCAAATTTGCGCCTGAATATTTTTACGATTTTTTAAAATTTATAATGGAGCAGGTCCCAGAACACCACTATTTTTTCAGCCCTACCGCGCGCTGGCTTCTACTGATCGCTATGGAGAAATACGTGGAATTTGCGGCTTTAGATTAGCGTTTTGGCTTGCGTAAATTTATAAAATTTTACGCTTACCGCCTTGCCGTTCGTAGCATGCCGAATTTGTGCAAACAGGATGGGGCTACCGTAAGGATAGCCGTCCGAAATTTGGATGTGTAACGATACACTCGCGCTACGCGAGATCGGCGTATCTAAAATTTTCGTCGCGCGAAATTTGGATGCTAAATTTTAAAATCTCGCTGCCTCTTGCGGTTTGTTTAATCGCGGAGTAGCCGTTACTCTCGCAAATACGGCGCCGCAGGCTACGTAAAATTCTACTCCGCATCCTAGCAATGCTTCGTAAATTTTGATTATGACAACAGGGGGATATAAAAATAGGCAAAATATTGCTATTGCGAAAACTCTTTGAAGCGGTCTTTATCCCTTGCCTAGCTTGATACGTGCCCTAAAATCGGGCATGATCTGCGCGATGAGCGCGTAAAAATCCGCTCCATGGTTTGCATGGATGAGGTGCGCGAGCTCGTGCAGCACGACGTATTCGACGAAGCGCGGATCTCGCTCTATCAGGCTTAGCGAGAAGTTGAGATAGCCCTTAGCGTGGTTGCAGCTGCCCCAGCGCGTCTGCATTTTGCGCACTCGCACCCGCGCGATCTTGCGGCCTATCCGCGGGGAAAGCTTCGCGATATAGCGCAGGTAAAGCTCAAGCGCAAAAGCCTTTTTAAACGCCGCAAACTCGCCCTCGCCCTCGCAAAAGATCGCGCTCTCCGATACGAAAATTTTATCTTTAAATTTAGAGCTTTGGATAAAATTTTTGATCGTAAAATCGGGCTCGTCGCGCTCCGCCGCTTGCGCGCTTTGCGCTACATTTTGCAGTGCGTTTTCGCTCGCGGATTTTGAAATTTTTTCGCCCGCGACTGAAATTTCCTCACTCGCGGCAGAGCTAAAATTTGAAATTTCTCCGCTCGCAGCGGGTTTAAATTTTGAAATTTCATCCCCTGCGTCAGGGTCAAATTTTAAAATTTCGCCACTTGAGGTGGAGTTAAATTTACCTGCGTCGTCGTTTTGCGGAGCGCACCCGCTTGAGTGAAATTTTAAAATTTCGCCGCAGGATTGCTTACGGACACTTTGCGCCGCTGTATCTATAAACCCGCCGCTTTGTCGCATTTCACTCTGCTGCGCGAGCCCTTGCGCTGCATCGCCAGGTAGGTTAAATTTTAAATTCTCGCCCGCCGCACCACTTTGCGAAGTGCGTTCGCCCGAGTGAAATTTTAAAATTTCACTTCCCGTGCCGCCGCACGCACCGTCATTCATGCCGCTCATAGCATTGTTTGCGCTGCCGCTACTGCTTATGCCTGCGCCGTTTTGTAAATGAGCCGAATTTACGCTGCCCGCGTCACTACTCGCATCGTCATCTACGCAGCCCCGCACGCCGCTCTCGCCTAAACTTTCATTCGCGCCGCAGTTTGTACCGAACCCGACCTCGCGGCTAAATTTTAGCTTGTAAATTTTGCCTAAAATTCTAACCTGATCGCTCGCTAGTAGCTTGCTTTGCAGCCGCTCTAGCGTTTGGTGGATCCAGCTTTCGTGCTTTAGGATAAAGTCTTCCGCCTGCGCCGCGGTATAGGAGTGCGGCACGCTGACGCTGATCTCGCACTCTTTATTGATGCGGATACGCGCGTATTTCATCCGCTTAAAACGCAAGCTGATCGGCAAGCCTAGCAAATTTAGACTAACTTTTTGCTCTGCCATTTTTTACTTATCCATCGCGCCGTATTCGCGCTGCCGCGTAGCCACTCGTCGCAGAAAAACCCGATCCAAACGCCCAAAATTCCATACCCCAGATGGATACCCAAAAGCCAGCCCACCGGTATCGAGACGCCCCACATAAAGATCACGCCCATCGTAAAGGGAAACCTCGCGTCGCCGCTTGCGCGCAGGGCGTTTACGAAGACGATATTAAGCGTCCGTCCGAACTCAAGCCCGAGCGTTAAGTAAAAAAGCGGCCGCATGACCTGCTTGTGCGCCTCGCTTAGGCTTAACATCTCCATAATCTGCTCGCGCGCTAAAAACACGATCGCGACGAAAAGCGCCGTCGCCCCGAGCCCAAAGCGCAGTGCGGTAAAAGTGTGCCGGTACGCCTCCTGCGGCTTGGCGGCGCCCACGAGACGACCTACGATCACTTCGTTTGCCATACTGATCGCGCTTCCGCCGAAGAAGATGAATGATGAAATTTGAAAATAGATCGTCTGCACGGTAAGGCTCGCCTCGCCCATGCTCGCGACGAAGGCGAAGGCGACTAGATACTGCACGATCCACAGCATGTTTTCGCCAGCGCTAGGAAGCCCTACGGATAGAATTTTGCGCAGCGTGGCGAGCTTGATCTTTAAAAACATCGTGAGGTAGAATTTTATCTTTAGCACCTTCGCGATGATGAGGAAGAATAAAAATACGCCGATCATGCGCCCCGCGATCGTGCTCACGCCGATGCCCTCAAGCCCGTAGTACGGCAGTCCGAACGGCCTAAATAGCACGACGTAGTTGCCCGCGAGAGTTACTAGATTCATCACCACGGAGACTGCGATGATGAAATTTGCGTATCCGTAAACGCGCACGATGGCGCTAAGCACGATCGCGACGGCGTCTATTGCAAAGACGATGCTGATGACCTTAAGATAGATCGCGCTTTCGCTCAAAAGCTCGGCGGGCACCTGTAGCGCGCGGAGTAAAAACGGTGCGCAGCTAAAGACGAAAACGCCGCTGCAAAGCCCCACTAGCGCGTTGAATGCGATGCTCGTGTGGATCGCGCGCATCGCTAGGACTTTGTTTTTCGCCCCGAGCGCCTGCGCTACGAGAACCGAGCAGCCTACGGCGAGGAAGCCGAAAACTGTGATGAAGAGCAAAAATATCTCGTTGCCCGCCCCCAGCGCGCCTACTAGCGAGACGTCCACACGCGAAATCATGTAGGTGTTGATAAACGTGGTTACTAGGCGCAAAAACATATCGACATAGATTGCGAGCGAGAGCCTTAGTAGCGAGATTTCTTTCATATTTTGCCTTTATTTGGGGGAAATTGTAGCCGAAAATTCTTTTAGGTTTGCTTTTACGCAGGGGGCGAGCGGAGCTGTTTTTGTATGCCGCGCGATATGCGTAAAATTAGAATTTACGGCGCCGCGCGCGAATATGCGGTGATTTAGCGGGGACGAGCGGTTTTTTCTTTGGCGCTGTAGTGGCGGCGAATGGGTGGTTTTAATAAACGGAGCGCGGAATTTAAACGCAGATGTTTTTAAACAAGCGTCAAGCTATCTCAATAAATTTTGCTTAAATATCGCTAGGATAACGATTGTATCGTTGGGTTCATCTATTAGATATGGGATTACGAAACCCTTAAATACAAAATCTCTAATTCTATCATCGTCAAAACTTTTTGATCTACGAAATTTATACGGCATAAAGCCAAGCTTGCCTGCTCGCGCAAAAAGTTCGTTTTTAAAATTTTCTATCGCATCCTCTGAGCGCTCTGCGATAAATTCTACGATCTTGCTAAGCTGCGCGCGAAATCTTTTAGACTGGATTATTTTCAATTTTTCCAGCCCTTGCCTAGCTCCTCAAAGCCGCTTAGATCGCCGTTTGCGTATGATTTTAAATCTGCATCCATTCCGTTTTTTATCTCGTCGTAACTTTCGCTGGATCTAAACTCCGATAGAATCGTTTCTAAATTTTTCTCGCCGCTTAGAGTGATCCGTGCGGAGGGATCAATTTTTAAAAAAAGCTTCTTAAAAGTTTCGAGAGTATCGCGATCGACGCCGCTTTGGATCTGCATAGTGATCATTTTGGCTCCTTAAATTTTAGCGATTATAGCAGCTCATAGCTAAATTTAATATAGCCAAAGCTCGATAAAATTTTAAAATTTATGTCCGCTAGAT
Proteins encoded:
- the dnaJ gene encoding molecular chaperone DnaJ, whose product is MQEDYYEILGVARDADAETIKKAFRKLALQFHPDRNQGDKESEEKFKKINEAYQILSDDQKRRMYDRYGKEGISGAYGGAGGGGFDFGSIFGDFFEQAFGGGARPTRPSDLYGIDTELAVTLEFKEALEGVHKEIKYKIKKPCPTCDATGSKDKKRHTCSACGGTGRVAVRRGYMSFIQSCSECGGTGEIVKDRCKDCGGKGFSEEDVSLKFDIPAGIDDGQRVRLSGKGNVSKTGEIGDLYVIVRVKEDSHFLRDGDDLYIEVPVFFTQAILGESIEVPTPRGKAELKLKVGTKDKQRFTIYGEGAPNIRTKKNGDLIVQVNVQTPKKLSEKQEALLRELQESFGSKGGDDEGILDKIKNFFK
- a CDS encoding M48 family metallopeptidase; translation: MAEQKVSLNLLGLPISLRFKRMKYARIRINKECEISVSVPHSYTAAQAEDFILKHESWIHQTLERLQSKLLASDQVRILGKIYKLKFSREVGFGTNCGANESLGESGVRGCVDDDASSDAGSVNSAHLQNGAGISSSGSANNAMSGMNDGACGGTGSEILKFHSGERTSQSGAAGENLKFNLPGDAAQGLAQQSEMRQSGGFIDTAAQSVRKQSCGEILKFHSSGCAPQNDDAGKFNSTSSGEILKFDPDAGDEISKFKPAASGEISNFSSAASEEISVAGEKISKSASENALQNVAQSAQAAERDEPDFTIKNFIQSSKFKDKIFVSESAIFCEGEGEFAAFKKAFALELYLRYIAKLSPRIGRKIARVRVRKMQTRWGSCNHAKGYLNFSLSLIERDPRFVEYVVLHELAHLIHANHGADFYALIAQIMPDFRARIKLGKG
- a CDS encoding MATE family efflux transporter; this translates as MKEISLLRLSLAIYVDMFLRLVTTFINTYMISRVDVSLVGALGAGNEIFLLFITVFGFLAVGCSVLVAQALGAKNKVLAMRAIHTSIAFNALVGLCSGVFVFSCAPFLLRALQVPAELLSESAIYLKVISIVFAIDAVAIVLSAIVRVYGYANFIIAVSVVMNLVTLAGNYVVLFRPFGLPYYGLEGIGVSTIAGRMIGVFLFFLIIAKVLKIKFYLTMFLKIKLATLRKILSVGLPSAGENMLWIVQYLVAFAFVASMGEASLTVQTIYFQISSFIFFGGSAISMANEVIVGRLVGAAKPQEAYRHTFTALRFGLGATALFVAIVFLAREQIMEMLSLSEAHKQVMRPLFYLTLGLEFGRTLNIVFVNALRASGDARFPFTMGVIFMWGVSIPVGWLLGIHLGYGILGVWIGFFCDEWLRGSANTARWISKKWQSKKLV
- a CDS encoding type II toxin-antitoxin system RelE/ParE family toxin, whose product is MKIIQSKRFRAQLSKIVEFIAERSEDAIENFKNELFARAGKLGFMPYKFRRSKSFDDDRIRDFVFKGFVIPYLIDEPNDTIVILAIFKQNLLR